The genomic region CTGAAGGGCCTCGAGAGCCTGGCTCGGGAGGGAGATAGAGAGGATGAAAACGACTGAAGGGCTGTAAGCCAGAGGAAAACCACAGTCAGAGTGGCTGTTTAGGAAGAGGTCCCTGACATCTAGTGTGGGGGTCATTAAGTAAGAAACTGGAGTCAGGGAGACCAGTGGGGACACTTCTAGGAGGGACCTGGGCAGGAGACCGCAAGCAGATGCAGCACCATGGCTGAGAGTGTGGGCTGAAGAGGGTCAATTTGGGAGATGTTCACAAGGAAGAATTGTGAGGCCTCGGGGAGAGGCTGCGGGCCACCCACCATCTTAAGGAGGTAGGAAGAGGAATTGGTTTGGGAGGGGAAGACGGGTAAGCATTTGGGAAGCACTGAGTCAGTCTTCTGTCTGGGCCAAGGCCCGGAATGGACCTGCAGATACCTGAGTTTTCACCTGTACTTCTGCCACCTGGCTGTGGAACTTCAGACAAGTCCCATCTCCTCCCGGGACCTCAGTTTCCACTTTTACAAAGTTTATCTGGGGACTGCAGCAGCCTCCCTCCCCCCCGTCCAGTGGGAAGCATTGTCCACAGGCAGGACTCAGGCTGGACGAGGGTGaggccatctgacctgcctccttctCCATCCTCTGCAGGGCTGGATTGGAACCCTGCTGCAGGCCCCCCAAAACAGAGACTCTCTACCCCATCCAGCTCCCCACACTCTCAGAAGTCCCGTCTTTGGGGAGCATGCCGGAAACCTCGGAAGAAAAAGCCTACCAGACCGTCAGGTACAAGCCTGCAGTAAAACAGGAAGCAGGAGTCCCACAGGAATGGGGCTCCTTCTCCAGGGTCGTCGCCACTCCAAGGAGGGCGAGTCAGCAGTCCTGAGCCTGGACCAGGCTCTAGATTCAGACATGCCTCGGTTCAACTCCTGGTGCCCTCCTCTTCCTAGCTCTGAGGCCTGGGgtcagggtggggggggggtcacTCTCATCctctgagcctccgtttcctGGTTTGGATATTGGAGTGCCTGCCACAGGGTGGGCCTCAGGATTAGGAGCCCACGTGCACACCTCTCAGCAGTGCTTAAGTGGTGGGGCATGTGGCCAGTGCCCAGCAAATGGAATCACTGTCAGCATTTATCATCCCTCTGTCCTGTcatccatccctgggccagggcaGCAGGGCGCATGGGTGATGGAAGGACCCCTGTGTGGGAGGCGAGGGTCCCAAGTCCCACCTCAGCCATGCTACTGACTCACTACCTGTCTCCCCCTTTTTGAGCCCCATTTTCCATGTCTTTAAAAAGGgagttgggggacttccctggtgttccagagGTTAAGATTCCACTTTCAATTCAGagggcactggttcaatccctggttgaggaactaatatcctgcatgccacatgacctagctttaaaaaaaagtggaggGGGAGTCGGGCCTAATCAATGATTTCCAGCCCCAGCTGCACATCTGAATCACTGGGATGCTTTCCCTGCCTGTGCCTCACACCCAGAATGCTGGGCTTCAGTGATCTGGGTGGAACCTGGGCATCAGTATTTTTCAGAGTTCTCAAAGTGATTCTAACGCGGGCAAAGGAAGTGGGTATCCGACTAGATGGTCTTTAATTGAGGATCTGGGCTTACCTGAGAAGGACTGAGTGACCCAGCCAGGCAAAGCTCTGAAGCAGGTCACTGGGGCCAGAGCAGAATGTCTCCACCCCAACCCCAACCACCTTCTGGAGAcagtcccccccgcccccaacagcCCTGTCTGATGccatctctctcctctcccagaACACCAGACCCGGGCCCAGAACCCTCGTCGCTGTCTGGCCCTGGAGAAGCCTGAGAAGCTGGAGACCCCATCTCCAGACCAGAAAGGAGGAAATGTGGTGGGGACCACCACCCTTCCAAGATGCTGGGACTCTTGCAGTCTCCCCAGGGCTGAGGCATCCTCATCTCAAGGTGACAAGAAGGGAGGAAGATGCCAGTTGACATTGCTGGATGTGGCTGAGAACAGCATCCACTGTGACATCTCAAGTTAGTCTCTTTCCTCTCCACTAACTTAGCCAGTCATTTACACACCACTGATCAGGCACCTCCCAGCATCCTGGACACAGTCCTAGGAGCCGGGGATTGGACCATGGACAAGAGAGGTGCCATCTCTTGGCCTCTTTCCCAGTTTGCTCTTCCCTTTAGTCTCGGCTGTGGGTGTAAGGCAGGGGACAGGATCAATGCGGCCCTCACGCAAGGGCTGCAATTCACAGAACTGGGGGCAAGAGCCGGGcctcctcctgagcctcccttccTTGAAGCAGCCAGACAAATGCTCCTGTGAGCCAGCTTCAAAGGTGTGACACCCCCAGAAGACACAGGCACGACTGGAAGGCGAGGCCTCGGGTCATCCTCTTTCTCTGCCCATTCATTCAGCCCTTCCTCACAGAGCCTATCCTCTGGGCCAGGCCACAGGCATGGTGCTAGTGACTGTCCGGTGATCCCATACGCTCATTTCCTGGGGTCACCCATGAGTGGTGGGTGTTCCAGATCGTCTGTTAatcttgtgaccttgggcaagtttctttaGAGCTCAGTGCCTCCATTTACTGAACTATAAATgggtattggacttccctggtggctcagacagtaaagcgtctgcctacaatgcgggagacccggtttcaatccctgggtggggaagatcccctggagaaggaaatggcaacccactccagtattcttgcctggaaaatcccatggacggaggagcctggtaggctacagtctgtggggtcgcaaagagtcggacacgactgagcgacttcactttcactttcaaatggctATTATAATAACCATATCCTTTGGCAAAGGGGTGCTGAGTAGTATGTAAAATGATTAAAACTGTGCTGGCATGGTAAGTACTATACACTTGTTTGCtaccatcatcttcatcatcattattgcacttaaatattttatcttctttagagcttctaatcggagaaggcaatggcaccccactccagtactcttgcctggaaaatcccatggatggaggagtctggtgggctgcagtccatggggtctctaagagtcagacacgactgagcgacttcactttcacttttcactttcctgcattggagaaggaaatggcaagccactccagtattcttgcctggagaatcccagggacgggggagcctggcgggctgccgtctgtgaggttgcacagagtcggacacgactgaagcgacttagcagcagcagcagcagcagagcttctaATAGAGATGTAGGATTCCAGAAACCTGGGAGTGATTCAGGGtaccctgtggctcagatggtaaagaatctacctgcaatgcaggagagtttgatccctggattgggaagatcctctggaggagggaatggcaacccactccagtattcctgcctggagaattccatagacagagaagccttgtgggctacagtccatggggtcacaaagagttggacacaactgagctactaacaccttcactttcaaacCTCATTCAGAGTCCCCGCCCCCAGCCTGAGGTTTTGGCTGGAGTGGGAGGAGGCAGAAGGCTGTAGGAGACCCCAGCACCTCTCCATCTATGTCCCTGTGAGCCCTGGCATCTGGCCCAGTCACAGGACTGACCATCCCAACTTGCCCCCGTAGGCTGCTGTGTCAAAGATGATACTCAGGATTTGGGGTCTTATCCTGCTTTTGAGGCCCAGCAAGGGGTCGAGATGATCCATTTTCTCAACAAGACCCAGCCTGGTCCCAGGTAAGGGAAGCTCAGGGGATATGAGTTGGGGAGCTGACATGTTCCAGGGGAATGGCTAAGACCTGGGGAGAAATTGGGTCAATTTCCACCCTCTGCTGATATCCGGGGTGACCACCTCTGAGGGCCTAGCTTTGCACCAGGCATTGGGAGCCCAAGGGAAAGCCCTGCATCCTGTGTGCTGACCAGGGCTGCAGCCCCTCCCTGGCCTCCTGTCCTATCCTTCTAGCCTGTCAACACTAGTCACCCGTGTGGCTTTTTTAACAGAGTCCTTGATCATGTCGGGTTTTGGCTTTAGGCTGCTCCCTCTTATTGGGTAGAGCCCAGATATCTTAATTTGCATTTGAGACCCTCTCGTGCCCCAGCTCATCTTGCCAGGCCCTCCCCCGTGACTCTTATCCTTACCACTAAATATTCACCATTTTGGAAGGAGCCCCACCTGTGTCCCCCTGGGGCTTCTCATCCTTGGTTCCCTCTTCCTGGAAGCCTGTTCCCCTCGTCCACCTGGAAGGAACTACCCATCCTTCTACCTATCCTTCTAGCTCAGCATGGTTCTCTGTTCTGCCCTGCCcgccttctctcttcctcctcaaaCCCCCCTCACAGATCTGCACCCTGTGTCATCAGCTCTGATGACAGCTGGCCTCTCCTCACAAGCCCTGAAGCTCCTAAGGGCAGGCACCTCAGCTGACTAAGGTTTCTGCCCCCAGCACTCCCCCAGCGGCGGGCACAGAGCCATCTCCATCTTAACTCCACAGTGGGCGACACTGGGACACCCAGAGGGGAAGGGCTCGCTCTGTGTGCCACAGCATTTCCAGCCAGGGCTCCAGGTCTGCCTCGTGAATTCCACCTCTTGCAGGCAGAAGCTGGTGTTCTATGATTCTGGCGAGGAGGTGGGCAAGGAGTCCCCAAATGCTGACCCTTGGATTCCCGCCTGGACTGCAGAGGGCAGCCCCCAAGGTGACTGAAGCTCTGTCTCTCCCCCTTGTAGGCGGGTGTGGGGCCTTCTTGGTACCTTCTTTCTGAGGATGGCCAGGGAAGCGGGAGAGGGACGGGTGTCCACTAGGCATGGACACACAGTGCACTCGCTGTCCCCAGCCATCGGTTGCCACGGCGGACGTTGCTAATCAATCCTAACTCTTTCTCTTGATCCCAGAAACTGCTTCCGAATCTTTCTTAACACAGAGCTCCAGCTAGCTCATATCAGTCTATTGGATCTAGCACAacatcatatacatacatatatatgtatatatatgccatCCCTAACataattctgggcttccctggtggctcagtgggaaagaacatgcctgccaagcaggagaggtgggtttgatccctgtgttgggaagattccccttgagaaggaaatgggcaacctgttccagtattcttgcctggaaaatcccatggacagaggagcctggcaggctacagtccatgggatcgcaaagagctggacacgacttagggactaaaccaccaccaccaccaccttgaaTCCAGGCACCGCGGCTCTTAACTTCCTCTTCTAAGCACTCACATTGAGGAACTGACAGAGTCACCTTTCCCCAGTATGGGGCACCATCTCCTCAAAGCCAGCCGCTGTGTTCTGGGAAAGGGCAACACCTGACACACCCTCAAGCCTGACATTTCCTTTTCAGAGAGCCCACTGGCCTTGGGGCCTCCCCAGATTACCAACGGGATAGAGACAGACCCCCTGCAGGAGATCCTAGGGCTCAGCCCCTCCCTCTTCAGCTCCCCAGGGAAACTGCTGTCTGAACAGATCTTGGAGGACGGCAATGAATACCTGACCCAAGGTGAGCACCCAGGGCTGGACCTGAGGTTTGGTTCACTGAGAAGGGAAAAAACCCACAGTGATGCCCACTAAGTATGTAGCCTTTTGCTGGGCAGTACTGGATACCCAGGGGTGAATCCTCCCAGGACaaatcccatcccatccctggaGCCCACAGCCTGGTGAGGAGTTGTTCCAGGCTAGCCTGGTGTGGGGAAGGAAGGCTCCAGGACCCTATAGTAGGGACCTACTCTGGAGGTCCCCCACAGGAGCTGGACTGTGAGCTGGACTTGGTCTTGGGCAGAAGATCCCAAAGCTCAAAGCCAGAGAAGGGCCCTCCAGCTATGGGGACGGCAGGACAGCAGCCCGGTGCCCCAAGAGAGGCGTTTCTGTCCCAGCCACGCTTCTGGTCTCCCTCTCTGTCCCCGACAGCTCTCTTTGAGGAAATACTGTTAGATTCTGCACCTTCACCTTCTGCCTGCATCCTCGAGGAACCACAGAAGGTAGGTGTCTGCCCACACTGTCCACACACCCGTCCGTCCTTCTTCCCACCCGCCGATTCACTCATCCGTCCTCTTGACCCTTCTGTCATCCCCACCCCTCAACTCAGCTGTCTGTCCATCATGCTTCTCCTGGTCCTTCCAGAGACTCACCCTTCTATCTTTGCCCTAACCTATCTGCTGACCACCAGGCGccctgctgtgtgctgggccctTGGAATGAACCACCTGTAAAGAATAAAAGCTAAAAGCTGCCAGGTGCCCAGAAAAGACCCCACATAATCTTAGGGCCGCTCTGTGAGGCAGGCTCTCTTGTGCCCCATTTAACCggtgaggaaactgaaaacaGCAGGTGACCCCTGGGATCCTTGGTGCAAAAGAGCCTCCCTCTCAGGCCCCAGAGCTGACCTCCGCAGCACCGTTTGCTCCAGCAGTTCAGCCTCCAACTGACAAGAGGCGCAGCCTGGCTCTGGTCCCCAAATGGTTCTCCCTCCATGTGTGGGAAGGTGGCCCCTGCCTGAACGAGAAGCTGATTTCACAGTAGAAACAAAGATAAGACACCCTTAGTAGAGCTCTTATAAACACTGGCCTGGCCTGGCAGGGGATGTGTGGTAGCACCATCGTGGATGAAACTGACGCTCAGAGGAGTTAAAACTTGCCTAGGGTGTGCCAGCTCCCTCACAGGGGAATTGAGAGGGAGTGCCCTGGAATAGGAGGCAGAAGCCCCCAATCCACCTCTTCCCTGACCTGCTATGGGAACTGGGGAACCTTTGCTTGAACTTGTGAGGCTGTGTCCGGGTGAGGATGTTTTGAACCTGAGCTGTTTCCGATGCTCGTGTGACATCCCAGGAAAGCCGCAAGTGGGGGCCATGAAGGGACACCACTGCCccgctctgtctctctcctcccatcTTTCTCCTTCATGCCCCAGGACACGCCCCCCAAGATCCCCAAAGACCCCCCTGACTCCCACGACCTGGGCCAGTCCTTGGTCTCGCTGGACCACTGCTACCTCTCGCTGAGTGAAAACAGCAAGGTGCCGTCCAGCCCCAGCTCGGAGGACAAGGACACAGACTTGGTGTGGAGGCAGCAGGAGGTGAGGGAGACGGACAGCCATTGGCTGGGTCAGTCCAGGTCTCCTGCCGGCCCTCACCTACGCCCCCCTCATCTCTCTATGCTCCCCACCAGGACACTCAGGCTGACCTCGAGGGCCTGCAGTCCTCCAGCGACGATGGGGACTACACGTGGACCCCTACCCGGCGGGTCTTGCCCCTGCCCATGGCCGGGAGGAAGGCCAGGAAGGGCCGGGCCAGCCGGCATCCCCCCAAGTCCAAGGAGAGCAAGAAAGCCCCTGGCACCCCCCAGATGAAGAAGAAGTGTGTCAACGGCTTCATCATGTTCTGCAGGATGAACCGGAAGCAGTACATCCGGTGGGTGGGCGTCCTCTTCGACCCTGAAAGGGGCCCTGCCTCACTGTCCATCCACTCCCAGGGCTAGACCGCCCTCTGCTGCTGATACGCTCACCCACCACGCTCGCACTTGCCTCCCTTGGCCCCATGCGTTGTAGGCAGTGAAACCCGCCTCAGACttatgaaaaaaaggaaattaattggCTAATATTAACTTATATAATTGATATAactgattaatataattaattaattactataatctgaaaaaaaaggcTCCACCTTCAGCTGTGGCTGGTCCTAGGACTCCTGTGATGCTCTTGGATCTTCACCCCCTTCTGGACTCTGTGTTCCTCTTGGCTTCAAGCTCCATCCCTGCTGGACCGGGTCGGGAGTGGGCTCACCCCTACCTAGGAGCTTCAGGCTCATGTCCTGTCTCCCACCCCAGCAACCCTGTGGGAAGACAGCTCTTCATTTCTAAGGTTTCAAGCAGAAGTTCTTGGAGCTGAACTTGATGGGATCTGTCAAGTGCCCAACCCTGAACAATCATTGCCAGCCTGCAGCTAGGGGTGGGGGAGGCCCCTCGTGCCTCAGTGGGGAAGAGCTGGTGTTCCTATCTGAGCTGCAGACACAGACCCTAGGACACCGGGTGGCCCCTCTCCAGCCACCCTTTAGTCCAGCTCCCTCCTCTGTCACCTCCCTTCCAGGGGGCACAAAAGGGAAGCCTTTCTGAGCAACATGGGAAGATCTGAGTTCTCAGATGAGAAAGTCAAGGCTCTGGGAGGGCCAGGGCCCCTTGTATGGTTGGCCCTTTGCCCAAGCCAGGCAGGGCTGCAGGcacctcctcacctcctccccgCTCCTGCCACAGAGCCTGCCCTGGGACCGCATCCACGGCCGCCACCAAGGAGCTGGCCCAACTCTGGCGGGTGATGACCCTGCAGGAGCGAAAACCATACTGGTGAGAAGCCCCTGCCCAGAGGCATGGGTGGTGGACGCTAGGGCCCTCCCTGCTCCTCTGAAAATCATCAGAGCCTTGAGCTCCATGATGTTGGAAACAGGGTGGGAGTCTCCTCAGGTGGGAGATCTGGGTGTCTCCAAAGTTTATGGAAGAGTTGGGGGAACAGAAGCAGAGGTGTGCTCCAGCCTGCCTGGATCTTAGAAGGGCAAATAGCTGAATTCTCAATTTGGACCCTCTTGGCCCTGAACTTCCTTTGTGCTCTCTGCTTTAGGGAGTTTCTCAGAGCAGGAAACTGAGTCTTAACGCCCTGTCACTTGGCCTCCTCCTCTCCCCGTCTCGacaccccctccctcctgaaacCCCTCTTCTCCACCAACTTCAAATTGCTGCCACCTGCCCAGTCCTCAGTTGCACCCCTCTCCGGAAAAACAAGCGCGTGCACAGATCTTAACAGGTCTTGAATGAGCTAGCGCTTTCCTGGTGGAGCCGAATAAAGCCCTGGCCAtccccagcccaggccctggTCACTACCGAGCCCAGAGCACCGGGGGTGGGACGAAGGTGAGACGGAGGAAACCCACCCATCCTGCCACCTCTCCCCCAGCACCAAGGCGCGCAGGTTCAGCCGCCAGCACAACCGGATCGTGAAGCAGGACAGCTCCAGCAGCGAGGACGAGGACTGGGAGACCCCCAAACCCTTCTACCAGCTGCTGGCCGAGAAGGCCCGAGGCTTCCCAGACCCAGTCTCTCCGGAGTCTCAGCAAGGGTGAGGGTGCAGCGTCCTCCCTCGGGCCCTGCTGTTGTTGAAAGCAGGAGCCTGTGATAGTTTCCTGGGCCTCACCCCCTCTAGTGCAGGCCCCCCAGGTTGGCAGGTGGCGTTATTTATTGATCCCGATGCTTTGT from Bubalus bubalis isolate 160015118507 breed Murrah chromosome 18, NDDB_SH_1, whole genome shotgun sequence harbors:
- the MEIOSIN gene encoding meiosis initiator protein, giving the protein MWDSSKRVCSPEQPRTSSLSPSDRKQRKNHTSKLQELALMLPVTLKTGTKKLTKKEVLLHILQYIHYLQSSINVTKALLQLHANHGHGELGGLDWNPAAGPPKQRLSTPSSSPHSQKSRLWGACRKPRKKKPTRPSEHQTRAQNPRRCLALEKPEKLETPSPDQKGGNVVGTTTLPRCWDSCSLPRAEASSSQGDKKGGRCQLTLLDVAENSIHCDISSCCVKDDTQDLGSYPAFEAQQGVEMIHFLNKTQPGPRQKLVFYDSGEEVGKESPNADPWIPAWTAEGSPQESPLALGPPQITNGIETDPLQEILGLSPSLFSSPGKLLSEQILEDGNEYLTQALFEEILLDSAPSPSACILEEPQKDTPPKIPKDPPDSHDLGQSLVSLDHCYLSLSENSKVPSSPSSEDKDTDLVWRQQEDTQADLEGLQSSSDDGDYTWTPTRRVLPLPMAGRKARKGRASRHPPKSKESKKAPGTPQMKKKCVNGFIMFCRMNRKQYIRACPGTASTAATKELAQLWRVMTLQERKPYCTKARRFSRQHNRIVKQDSSSSEDEDWETPKPFYQLLAEKARGFPDPVSPESQQG